The sequence below is a genomic window from Apodemus sylvaticus chromosome 6, mApoSyl1.1, whole genome shotgun sequence.
TCCAGAGTGGCTGGGGCGCAGGCCCACTGTCAGGAGGGAAGccagtgtgctttttttttttttttttttttggttttgagtcagggtttctctgtatagccctggctgtcctggaactcactctgtagaccaggctggcctcgaactcagaaatccagactctacctgcctctgcctcctgagtgctggaattaaaggtgtggccacTACTGCCCCACCCAGTGTGCTCTTTATGATCTGGGGAACTGCTCATGTCATGGGGAGGCCACCTCATTTCATGTTTACAGAGCGTTCAAAGGTTCAGTTCCTTCGGCTCCCCATCTTTCCACCTTTCCTTGTGGTGACCCAGAAGTCCAGCACCCTGTCTGTTTGCAGTTTCCCAAGCCCTGCTTTACATCTGAGGCAAAGGTCTACTTGTTGCTTTCATTCTGTGAGAGGCTGGGCATTTTTCCCTGTGGTCAGGCAGTTTCCCCACATATTAAGAGTGTTTTAGAGGACCCAACAGCCCCCATTCAGCCTTTCCTCTCGTCCATAACCTTTCCAGGCATGGCCTCTATAGTCCCCACGATGCGGGTCCTGGCAAAGGCTTTGGTTTACTGGGGCTCTCTGTGTGGCAGCAAACACTGGCTAAACAGCAGATGGCACCCATGGCCCTGGGCTGGGCGCATTATAAAAGCAGCAGCTCTCATGTAGGGCTCGTTGCTACCCAAGGATAGACCCCAAGTGCTGTGGGACATCTTAATGTGAGGCCTGGGACTGTTTCATCACTTCACCCCAGCACAGGGCTAGAGTGGGGCCTGAGGTGTGGGGGTAATTATAAAAACACTCGGAATTACATGGTAACGTTGCAAATGTACTATATTTAATGCAGCATGCTACAATATTCAATGAGGGCTGTGGGGACAACTCTTGGGTAAAGTCCTTGACATTTATATAGGCTGGAATCTTCAAAACACAGTTTCTCTCTATGGGAGGTTGGAGGCAGAAGATTCCTCATAAACTCTGAGGCCAGCTGGCCTAATGAACTAAGAGAGAacacaagagaccctgtctcaaacaaggtaggtgacaaatggcacctcagttcgtcctctaacttccacacaacaaacaaaaatcaaatagtgtactggctggttttgtgtgtcaacttgactcaggctggagttatcacagagaaagaagcttcagttggggaagtgatgggggtggggtggtgccttgtgggtggtaccatccctgggctggtagtcttgggttctataagagagcaggctgagcaagccagaggaagccagtcagtaagtaacatccctccatggcctctgtatcagttactgtttcctgacctgcttgagttccagtcctgacttcctctggtgatcaacaacaacatggaagtataagctgaataaaccctttgctccccaaattgcttcttggtcatgatgtctgtgcaggaatagataccctgactaagacaaataaataaataaatgatagatagatagatagatagatagggtaAATGCAATCATAGGAAAATTTAGTAAGATCCTGACTCCTAAGACATAATAAGATGCAAAATGCTAATGCCACTAGCTGGTAAAACCCAGGATAAAATGCCTCCTTCAATAAGGTTTCCACCCTCAAAGGTATGGACCATGAGTGAACACAGGAGGGGAATGAGAAAATGCAGATATCTCATTCAGAGTTCTGTCCCATGCGGAAAAATGAGAGTCTGGAGAGGGCTCTGCAGCTGAGAGCACTGCTGCTCATGTAGAAGACCTGGGCTTAGTTTCCAGGACCCACTATCAGCTGGCTCATTACCTCCTGGAACTCAGCTCTAAGTGATCCAACACTCCTCTGGCCTTTGAGAACACTCAAACACAAGTAGTAttcacagctgggcagtggtggcacacacctttaatcccagcacttgggaggcagaggcaggcagatttttgagggatttctgagttcgaggccagcctgggctacagagtgagttccaggacagccaggactccacagagaaactgtctcagaaaaaacaaacaaacaaacaaaaaccccaagtagtattcacacactcacacactcaccccTATCCTTATAAATTCCATCCctaaaatccacaggagaaccaactccacaaagttgccccctggcctccacatacacacgtgcacaaatacgtcatacatacacatagatacacaacCATAATAAATTAAGCCCCACTTTACAACACAGAGACCGAGGCTTATAAATCTCACAGTATCTGACTAACAAAGTTGCATTGGAGATGCAGGAGCATCCTGCCACTTCTAGGCCCAGCTACCCACAGGACACCTCAATTGATTCTCACCATTATTGACAACTGGATTTCCAGGCAGTGGGATGTTTGTTGTCTCCGGGTAGCTGACTCattagtggttttgttttttgtttttcttcttactgACCTACTCCGCACACAACACCCTTTCTGTGGACATGCAAGGTGGAGGGAGGTGGCTCTCCCCAAAGTCACTAGAACTGGTGTGGAAAGGCTGCATTTCTCACTAGCACACAACTTGGTGTGTGTGGAGTGAAGGCTGGTCCACGGCACACCAGGGTTTACTAACTTTCCCAAATACCAGCCTGCACAAAACCTCAGGCACGCCTCCACTTAacctctctttctgtgtcttacACAGATACCACTAGGACTGAAGACACGACTCTGCAGTTAAGACCACTTGCTGTTCTTCAAAGAACCCTGAGTTCAATAGACAGCACCCACACGGGAGCTTGCAACGTCTCAAATTACAGTTCCAGGAGTTTGACACATTTGGGTCTCTTCGATTTTCTAAAGACATGTaagtacacacacccacatacacaattaaaaataaaagttcttttaaaaggtgtgtgtggtggtgggggcgGCGCTAGAGTAATGGCTCaccggttaagagcactgactgcacttccaaaggtcctgagttcaattaccagcaaccacatggaggctcacaaccatccgtaatgagatctgacgccctcttttggggtgtctgaagacagcgacagtgtacttacatataataaataaataaatctttaagagaaaaaaagaagaaaaaaggaaggggtgtgtgtgttgatgcctcagtggttaagagcgctgaggAGCCAGTTTTAAATCCTAGCACCCcgcaggaggctcacaaccatctgtaattccggTTGGAGGGGATCTGACCGATCCCTTCTGGCCTCCCTGAACACCAGGCTTGTTCTCGGTACACTCGTGtatccatatgcataaaataagccttacaaaaagcaaaaccataaACTTCCAAAATGTATACCAAAAAGTACTACTGGCCTCGTGTTTCTTCACAGCTCAAATTTCAACCGAGGCAGAGGCCCTAGGTCGACCGGCTGGACGCTGATGGGTGATCCTGGGGACCCCGCAGGACCCGCCAGGTCTGGGCCGACGCCCACTCCAACCCTGGGCCGCACGCTCACGCCTCCTGCCTTCAGTCTGGCCTTCCCTGTCCTCTGCGTGGGTACAGCGGCACCCTCCGTCGGCGCCCAGGTACACACCAAGCGTGGGAACAGTCTTACCTGCGCAGATGGTTCTCTCTCAGCGACACTTCTGGGCTGGAGTACCTAGAGGCGTGCGAAGATCCGGAAAGACCCCCATGTTCTGTGTAGTCGCAGCCCATAGGACTAAAGCGGCCAGCTCTTTCTTCTCATTGGATTAGACTTTTGTCTGTTTACGTCAGTAGGGGCGGTCTTTACGGAGGGCGGGACTTAGGACTTCCGCCTAGTCCTAGTCTGGCGTGCCCGGGCTTGGCACGCTTAGGGGCGGGGTCTGCCGTGCTTGGGGGCCGGGCTAGAGATTGTTACCTCCTTATAGTACCTCCCTGGTACTCTCTTGACAATGAAAGTTTTCCCAGCTACTGCGGATCATATCCCAAGACATTTCTCTGCTTGGAGCCGGTACACAGGCCCGAGTTAACACTGATATGTGAGGGAGGGAAGATAATTGTTTTGTGGAAAGAGCAAAGGAGGCTctgaggggaaagagaaaaagaaatctgtaGCGAGTGTTTGGGACGCAGATGCCAGGAGGCTCCTTGAATCTAGGTCAGGTTGTTTCCTACTTGCTATGTGATCTAGGGTGCGCCTATCACTTCTCTGTGCCTTAGTTTCTTCCACTGTAACAAGAAAGTTGAACAAATATTCTAAGTCAATGATCTCCAGCCCAAAGTTTGTACAGGTAATATTTCTAGAATGATACACGTGTGCCTGAGCCAGAGAACCACCTAGAGCAGCACTGCAAAGAAGATGGAGTTTGTAATAGGTCAGAAGCGACACTAGTGTGAGCAGAGTTGGTTCAAATAGGCCAGGCTAAGTGGGGACACCAACAGGCTTGATCTGAATTGCATTTGGAGTACAGGATCCATTCCTGAGACTCATTGTGTGCTGTGCCAGCCCAGTTCCTGAGTGCTGGTGTCACTAGAAGCTGCTATCAGTGATCATAGATGTGGACCTATGAAAACACTTCAGTCTGTAGCAAGTTTACAGATGTGTGCATGCAGGGGTGCAAAGTGCTAAGCTCTGAGGGAAATGAGAGAAGAGAGCACTACAGCTTCCCGGAGCTTGAGCGGCTTGAAAAGGACAAAGGAAACTTCCAAGCTGATGTGATATGTGGCTAGAAGCCTGTTCCAGCTACTGGTTGGGCTAGCTGTGAGGACCTTGGAAGCTTTAACAAAGTGGTTGAGGCTGGAGAACAGCCTCAGAGGTAGGGAAAACGTGGGACTGCAGACACTAAAGCTGTACTTAGGGGACCTCTTTTGGGTGGGGCAACAGGTTGCAGTGAAGGCAGTGAGGAAGGTTActgaggggatgggggtgggcagATGGGAGACATAGCAGAAGGAGAATCTCTGACCTGAATTCTGGGAGGAGGAAGGCAGGATTTGTAAACTGAAGCCTCAAGGTCcctggaggatggaggaagaggaggaggcagccacTGGGAGCTTGCGAAGGATTGGCAAACAGCCAGCTGACTGGCACCACTGACAGGCTCCACTGAATTCCCACCATGGGAACTGGGTGAACATCATCAGTTTTGCTTTGAAAACTTGTAATATATACTGACTACACAAAGGAAAATTGGTCAGAAGCAAGTCATGAGGCCTGACTCTGTTTTCTCTCAGGTAAAGTGAGGGCAGAATGTAATGCTGAAAAACGAAGTCCTGATGAGTAAAGGCTATGTGTGACCCAATGTCAGGAGCTTGGTTTATGGCCTccagtgctcacacacacacacacacacacacactaccaccaccaccaccaccaccaattcaaaataaaacaaaacaaaaggcaaagcTCGTATTCAGGTCCAGTAGCACAGGCTACTCCTCCGCATGACCTAGGTTTTCAGTACAGACATGGCAGCTCAAAGTGTAACAGGCCAggcagaaatgaagatattctaaagagaaACTTGTGTCTctctgtagggttccatagctgcctgcagctattacgaagtgggtttctggaacagaagctgaggaataaatagggaagaggggcgaaaagaagtacggctaagacaatattcactgatcaaagccggaaactttaatggcgccagaccttttaacggtttgggcaaacccttccccccagactccaggctgagttccggtggaagttgtctagcttctcttggaggtcctcgtcttgactgctccggtagctgggtgggtcacctgtttaattcaggaattcctagacctagaggaacagtgaacttaacctttacttcgagcactccaccctgggtggagcaggatcctggctatctgggagaagttaaccttgaccaaagtcaaactctgaccaagtgcaagactgccccaatatggctctgtacatgtcctccctttttttattaattagaacacgaggaggtagaaaacaagtggataaatatccttcataagaaggcgggccttaaccaggaggggaagcattgaccgtaattcctcttaaatattgtataacgtctttttcagaggaggggtaataggctcccttattattttaaggacagcctctcgacgttaacccctatgcaattaggtgtacttcctggggactcagaagcagaaattcacctccccatgcagtgctttgcctcgcacgtctcactggtacccatgtttgttcataaacaaacacacatagatctgagttctatgtggctccctctttggagatccacttgtgtaagttttgaagccaggggggtctgcaagtgtctttaacagacatgcaatctctccatccaggtgagcctgggtggagacagccagtctgcttaacagacaaggtcaagagttaaaggtggaataggattaacttgtccctgaagtatccaattcagttgcaaattaacaactttaaggacccaaagcttggcctctggggtgggagaggtagccttgtgtatcaagagatatgctgttacttctcaggaaaagtggagactatatgttaaattaacacagctggctgaagattgttagccatcttcaaaattggaatcttcaatattggaattatttctagaccagtctatggttgagtcaactgaacacaataaggagaagagtcattttaactcttctttagattaatttttcctaagctagcttaacagtctccatgttctgtcccacaaagtctaaaagcttgaagctaggcaatttatctaacctgagacatttgacaattgaggtaagtcaagaacatatacccaacatagctcttatgttaccatggtctgggcattcagcaagcacacagtcagcatatcttctgcagcattctgtggaaaaaacataggggacatgtcttccccaatattaaatcaggatcatggcatatgtcaataagtgaattccttcatttcacctagacatcaatatgcctaattacaagatgtcatatacatttaacaaggagtttcttggcatctaaattttaaaattttcttaaaaacatgcaagcataatttaaatgatatgcacagggacacgatttcccctctcttctctcttccaagaagatattgttttattaatttaagttggaacacaaagtataacccataacataggcaataactatgtaattatataaaataaacatagcatttttagttgctttttctgttagagcagttgcaactagacagcctaaaaatgaatcattagtcacatgcacatatttttaatcttctaaattagaaatatgaatatcatttatctgtaataactaagtcctctaggattaacaccattacgtggtagaggtagaaactgaggacatcaagaacaaatctttataatttgatgtgcacaaaatataaaattatttcaaatacctaaaggacagtcatttagagaacatatcctttgttcttagaaatttgaatcacatttgcataaactgtagaaattaagaattagcagtattaaaaatggaccaattttaagcaattataaaccatgagctatatatatatctactattattaaaagcttgacttttaacatcttaaaaatagctgttatagcacccaattcaggtatctgtgttgaagcagggagaaacttaaaggaataaacatgtgatctgatagtataaattttcttttggataacaattattaattttgcctaaaaatgtttgccatgtaatagatcaaccattagtaataaatttgattgctgcttgaagcaaggaacaaatgtttcctaccttgaaaacagaggtttaagaccttctgtggcaagcttaaaatgaggtaaatataagataaagccaattaatatatcctaacaacctttgaaagccatttacctaaaaattctaaaagtccataggagcaagggcctgtaacaaacatttaatgaacattatacactgaaaattttaagatcttaacttctagtattgaaacagaaacataacattttttcctcacaagacgtaaggctgttagccattccttgaggcaaaaaaaatttttttgtggaaacactccctaggtggggcctgtaaggcagaaacaattctcaaaacttcctcactagcttcccctgaggcagctctaagttttgcattaactcaaatgtaaatttttttttatctgccctaggatccaccttgggtccttggcaaggacattgtatgagattactCGAATGTAAATATCTTTTAATCTGATCCTTtcatctaagaccagacccaaaactACCCAgccctgcaaggacattttgaggattaaacaaaagaaacctgtaattccatggtcaaaggaacctacttgatatcaaatacatttccacagagatctcctttttaatcttggagggttaaattttgctcctaccattgtagcctataaacctgtggaaaagtggcaatgggcctctaaaacccatagctgtatcactctcaaaattatcttaattacaaaatgttaagaattatgagcctgcaaactgaaaactgcagccaatgacacactgatttttattgtaactcaatgttttcttgtaatattagagcacaattgtaattttggaagcaaatctcaattttaaacaatctaatttctttaaaatcaatggcaaacacatatttacagcacaaggtttgtctgccagttcttatgttcaagtgtatgacagtgtaacttattaaagagacattattttaaatcttaatcttcattaagtccaatctccaggccaagattcacatgaaacaccatgccaatttaggagcatcttaaaggcctgtatttcctggattgcgtcatgccaagtgttgtttaaaaatggcgactaccctaaactaccagctttaaccgtcatgccacgtgttgtttaaaaatggcgactaccctaaactaccagctttaacctaacttttgttaacattataccttttaaataataaccaattaatttataactctttagtcaagaaatgtaaagccttataccattaaaaccaattagaaacaagtataaagcgactacatgaatttcacaagccaaaccaaggtcttcccaaatcttgaggcttctgggcttttaaaagcggcttttcccccagccatgcttgcctcttgggtgagtgagctgcgctgctgcggCGCGCCTTTAAATCAATCTCCACACTAACTGTGGCTgcctcaagaggttaccagcagataaaatccttaccaatttttctttttaacatgaaacagtcattcacacaaaaacacagagaggacataaacatacacatagacaaacagtcggtgcaccgggacaaacacagaaagatacacagaaagttaagcgtgcttgttaagcaattgtatccattttcctctttaaacagctcttagaggctgtggacatatgcctatttttaaaacccccttCTTTTTCGctgaaatcagctcttacgagctttgggcaaatgcctaccaaattccttccccatatttccctatcttttcaacccaagcagccactgtgccgggccaacacagtttgcttgaaaaaccgtatccctctgcactcacaacgatagacacaatttttcactagcgctagttttgacctctatgttgcttaccgtgcggataccattcctttTCACCTTTCTTGCGAAGCTTCGcttgatagggttacctcaggaaattctcccgtaccaggttgtcCCACGTTCTGGCGCTAattatgtagggttccatagctgcctgcagctattacgaagtgggtttctggaacagaagctgaggaataaatagggaagaggggcgaaaagaagtacggctaagacaatatttactgatcaaagccggaaactttaatggcgccagaccttttaacagtttgggcaaacccttccccccagactccaggctgagttccggtggaagttgtctagcttctcttggaggtcctcgtcttgactgctccggcagctgggtgggtcacctgtttaattcaggaattcctagacctagaggaacagtgaacttaacctttactttgagcactccaccctgggtggagcaggatcctggctatctgggagaagttaaccttgaccaaagtcaaactctgaccaagtgcaagactgccccaatatggctctgtacatctcTCCTATCAAACTGTTGAAACAATGGATCCCAAAGAAATGGGAATTTCCCCCCGGAATCTCATGCAGGGAGAAAGAACAGACACCAGCTAGAGGGGACTCAGGAGGAGCTTGTCACACAGTCTCAAGAACTTATCAGACCACCTTACAGGACAGgctgtaggagagagagagacacacacacacacacacacacacacacagagagagagagagagagagagagagagagagagagagagagagagaagtctgtaGCAAAAACCACAGCTGTTATCTTCAAGGGAACAAGAGAGTTTATTCTGGAGTCATTGTGAATGACCGTAAcccaggaacacagatttaggttacccCCAATTCCATGTTCCAATATGGAAGCAGTTTAAAGAAGTTTCTATAGTTTTACATAACAAAGAAAATCATGAGTCAAGGCAAGTCACATCAGAGAGGCAGATACAGCAAGATGGGTAGGTTTTTTTATAGACCCAAGACGCTCTCAGAGCTTTTGGGTTGGTGGAAGCTAATGGTTGGCCTAGGTGATAGCTtcttaaagatttttcttttttttttttttttgagttgtgtAGCCCTTTATTAGCAACTAAAATAGAAGGTATCTGTTGTACAACATGGGTAGTAATTGTCTGTAACTGGAGATTTCTTATATTCTAATAGAGATCATTTATAAAtgcaatttcttttattaaaaagctTCTACCCTTTGTCTGTGTACAATTTGCAAAACTATTCTGAAAGCGGAATATATGTGCACGAGTCTGCAAAGAGTGCAAATTTCAGATATGCTAAATGCTTTACAAGTCACTGTGTGCCAGTTGGGCAAATATTTTGATTCCAGCCTTCCTTCCACTGCCCCACACTATAAAGCATTTTTCAAATGAGATGAAATTAAGGAGGACTACACCTactagaaaagaagaagagagttCTATTAGTCTGAGGGTTCAGAACCCCCCACACCAGAACCAAGATCTTGGTAAAGGCTAGACTGGACCCTGGACAGAGTATGAGTCTGTGCGGGTGGCGTCCCTGAGGATCGGAGCTTCAGTGGACCGTGAGGGCTCCAGCTGCGTAACTGACTGAACTGTCTTGCCAGCTTCTACACTGGCTTGACTGGGCATAATTCAAAAAGGAAAAGCTCATGTTCACTCCGCTCTTCTGAAGCTCTGTGATAGCATTTAATAACACCCCGATGGGATGCCTTCCACATATAGTATTATGATATTTCTTCAAATAATTGCTAAAAGATACAGGATCTAATTGTTCTATAATACTCATTCCCATTTTATCTAGATGCTCAATGGATCTATAAATCTCCCCCTGGGATTCATCATAGTAACTGTAACGGAACCTTTGACCCCAGTGGCAGAAATCGGAAGAAACCACAAAGAGATTACTAGGATCCGCTAGATATTTACTGAAGAGTTTTccgaattcctgttcttttgacTCACTCAGAGATCCAACCAGTACAGGAACAATGGTAAACTCATCTTTATGGCTTTCCATGGCTTTAGCTGTATAAGGCAAATGCATTTCAATACTGTGTTCATCTTCATCTGTCTGCAGAGACATGCATTCAAACATTCCTGTCTTCCACAGCTCTCTGTAAATCTTCTGGTCAATAGGCAGGTCATACAGAGGAGTCCTATATATGTCCACACTGGAGAGCGCACACCGAGACAGGGGCACATGATGGGAAGGCCCGAGGATGAAAATTCTCCGGGTAATAGATGGATCCACTTGTTTGTAAGCATGGGCAGCACAAGACCCACAGTACGTGTATCCTGCATGGGGTGCAATGATGGCTCTAGCAGGTCTTTTCGTAGACTGTACTTGGGAAAGCCAACCTTCTAGCTGGGCGTTCAACTGAGGTCCTGAGGCGGTGTACCAGCTCCCGGCGTGGCTGGCTTCCCGGCAGACCATTCGGTTGGACATCTTGGTGCCTGTGCCGCCTATGGTGCAGGAGGATGAATGAggaggcggcggcggtggcggcggcggctccGCGAGGGGACTAGACGCCGCCGCGGGCCCAGCCTAAGAGCAAGATTTTTCTCTATTAGTCACAGGATGTTGGTTTTGATGCAGAGAACGGTTGTTCTGGAGGCTAGAACTAGCCCAAGATAAGGTAGTTAGCCAGCCTCTGGactgtgtgttagtcagggttctctagagtctcagAATGTATGGGTGGGTAGTccctatatagttagggaatttgttgatgacttacagtctgtagtccaactccccaacaatggtcagcagcagctgtggatggaagtccaaggatctagcagttgctctgtcccacaaggcaagcaggcaaagaagagtgagtgagtcttccttcttccaatgtccttatgtaggtctccagcagagggtgtggcccagattaaaggtgcgtgccactGCACCTTCAATcctagatgaccttgaactcagagatctccctgtcttaatcttctggaattcatagccactatgcttgaagatctccatgccaagatcaggtcagaaacttgtatctctaagcctccaaattaggatcatagtgagccttccaattctggattgtagttcattccagacagAGTCCAGCTGAtgaccaggaatagccactacagcctGCAACATTCCAGTCTCTCCACAGGACTGAAACACAAGTGGGCTTATCAGTCTCTGCAGACACAGCTtcttttcagga
It includes:
- the LOC127688034 gene encoding protein MEMO1-like isoform X2 — translated: MQDTRTVGLVLPMLTNKWIHLLPGEFSSSGLPIMCPCLGVRSPVWTYIGLLCMTCLLTRRFTESCGRQECLNACLCRQMKMNTVLKCICLIQLKPWKGQRFRYSYYDESQGEIYRSIEHLDKMGMSIIEQLDPVSFSNYLKKYHNTICGRHPIGVLLNAITELQKSGVNMSFSFLNYAQSSQCRSWQDSSVSYAAGALTVH
- the LOC127688034 gene encoding protein MEMO1-like isoform X1, whose protein sequence is MSNRMVCREASHAGSWYTASGPQLNAQLEGWLSQVQSTKRPARAIIAPHAGYTYCGSCAAHAYKQVDPSITRRIFILGPSHHVPLSRCALSSVDIYRTPLYDLPIDQKIYRELWKTGMFECMSLQTDEDEHSIEMHLPYTAKAMESHKDEFTIVPVLVGSLSESKEQEFGKLFSKYLADPSNLFVVSSDFCHWGQRFRYSYYDESQGEIYRSIEHLDKMGMSIIEQLDPVSFSNYLKKYHNTICGRHPIGVLLNAITELQKSGVNMSFSFLNYAQSSQCRSWQDSSVSYAAGALTVH